A window of the Syntrophothermus lipocalidus DSM 12680 genome harbors these coding sequences:
- a CDS encoding vWA domain-containing protein — protein MFTEFFYELRAHGVPVSVNEWYTLLEALEKGLAGSSLTGFYYLCRAVLVKSETYYDKFDRAFASYFDGIETPESLPDKIWKWLDRELPENHRVKFDGTLRQYDIEELKRMLAERLAQQNEEHHGGNRWIGTGGTSPFGHSGYHPGGIRLGGESRNRSAVKVAAERRWADFTDDETLDTRQFQMALRKLRHFTTRFEGPRTELDIDATIEATGRNAGRLKLVWNRPRRNAIKVLLLMDSGGSMLAYSRLCNQLFTAMHRSSHFKDFQVYYFHNCIYDWLYPHPSCLRRDSIKTSDVLSNLDSDYRVILVGDASMAPSELTMPGGIIDWDLHNEEPGIAWLQRVKDRFEYSVWLNPIPASYWRWTEGAYTIKLIREVFPMYELTLNGLEQAIKCLKGRVV, from the coding sequence ATGTTCACCGAGTTTTTTTATGAGTTAAGAGCCCACGGGGTGCCGGTGTCGGTCAATGAGTGGTACACGTTGCTGGAGGCCCTCGAAAAGGGGCTGGCCGGTTCCAGCCTTACCGGGTTTTACTACCTCTGCCGGGCGGTATTGGTCAAGTCTGAAACCTATTATGATAAATTCGACCGGGCTTTTGCCAGCTATTTCGACGGTATAGAGACACCGGAGTCTTTGCCAGATAAGATATGGAAGTGGCTTGATAGGGAGCTTCCCGAAAATCACCGAGTGAAGTTTGACGGCACCTTACGCCAGTATGATATAGAAGAATTGAAGAGGATGCTGGCAGAACGCTTGGCTCAACAGAACGAAGAACACCACGGAGGAAACCGTTGGATAGGAACAGGGGGTACGTCTCCCTTCGGCCATTCCGGCTACCATCCCGGCGGAATCCGGCTGGGAGGAGAATCGCGCAACCGTTCGGCGGTCAAGGTGGCGGCTGAGAGACGCTGGGCAGATTTTACCGATGATGAAACCCTGGACACGCGGCAGTTCCAGATGGCGTTGCGCAAATTGCGCCATTTCACTACCCGCTTTGAAGGACCGAGGACTGAACTGGACATCGATGCCACCATCGAAGCGACGGGTAGAAATGCGGGCCGTTTGAAGCTGGTGTGGAACCGGCCTCGCCGTAACGCCATAAAAGTGCTGCTGCTCATGGATTCCGGCGGTTCGATGCTGGCTTACAGCCGGCTCTGCAACCAGTTATTCACCGCAATGCACCGGTCTTCGCACTTTAAGGATTTTCAGGTATATTACTTCCATAATTGTATTTACGATTGGCTTTATCCTCATCCCAGCTGTTTGCGTCGGGACAGTATAAAGACGAGTGACGTGCTCTCCAACCTCGATTCTGACTATCGGGTTATTTTGGTTGGTGATGCCAGCATGGCTCCCAGTGAACTGACGATGCCGGGGGGAATCATAGACTGGGATCTTCACAACGAGGAACCGGGGATTGCCTGGTTACAAAGGGTCAAGGATAGGTTCGAGTACAGCGTCTGGCTGAACCCGATACCAGCCAGTTACTG